One region of Clostridiales bacterium genomic DNA includes:
- the nifU gene encoding Fe-S cluster assembly scaffold protein NifU — translation MALYSEKVMDHFENPRNVGKMPDADGIGEVGNAKCGDIMRMYIKVNDGIISDVKFNTFGCGSAIASSSMATEMIKGKPISEALALSNKAVVEALDGLPAQKIHCSVLAEEAVKAAVKDYYDKNGIAYDAALFAEHDCAACHGG, via the coding sequence ATGGCACTGTACAGCGAAAAGGTCATGGACCATTTTGAAAACCCCCGCAACGTTGGCAAGATGCCCGACGCTGACGGCATCGGTGAAGTCGGCAACGCCAAGTGCGGCGACATCATGCGGATGTATATCAAGGTAAACGACGGCATCATCTCGGACGTGAAGTTCAACACGTTCGGCTGCGGCAGCGCGATCGCGTCCTCGTCGATGGCGACCGAGATGATCAAAGGCAAGCCCATCTCGGAGGCACTGGCACTGTCCAACAAGGCGGTCGTGGAGGCGCTCGACGGCCTGCCGGCCCAGAAGATCCACTGCTCCGTGCTCGCGGAGGAAGCGGTCAAGGCGGCCGTGAAGGACTACTACGACAAAAACGGCATCGCCTACGACGCCGCGCTCTTTGCAGAGCATGACTG
- the nifS gene encoding cysteine desulfurase NifS, with protein MRVYADNAATTKLSPAAKEAMLPYFDEIYGNPSTLYTLGQEAAEHLLACRTEIAQLIGAADPREIVFTSGGSEADNQAIISAARNGARKGKKHLISTKFEHHAVLHTLDKLRKEGFDVTLLDVHENGVVRVEDVAAAIRDDTALVSIMFANNEIGTIQPIEAIGALCRERGIPFHTDAVQAVGHVPVNVQEMHIDLLSCSAHKFHGPRGVGFLYARRGIPLTNIIEGGAQERGKRGGTENTPAIAGMAAALREAVDHMAENTEKVTRLRETLIAGLSTIEHARLNGDRAQRVPGTVNFCFEGIEGESLLLLLDRKGIAASSGSACTSGSLDPSHVLLAIGLPHEVAHGSLRLSVGEYNTDEEMAYIVDNVRQVVAYLRSISPVWDELETGARPHLI; from the coding sequence ATGCGCGTCTACGCAGACAATGCGGCAACCACAAAACTATCCCCCGCCGCAAAGGAAGCCATGCTTCCGTATTTTGACGAGATCTACGGCAATCCCAGCACGCTCTACACCCTCGGGCAGGAGGCGGCCGAGCATCTGCTCGCCTGCCGCACTGAGATCGCGCAGCTGATTGGCGCTGCCGATCCGCGCGAGATCGTGTTCACCTCCGGCGGCAGCGAGGCTGACAATCAGGCCATCATCTCCGCCGCCAGAAACGGCGCTCGCAAAGGGAAAAAACATCTGATATCCACGAAATTCGAGCACCATGCGGTGCTGCACACGCTCGACAAGCTCCGTAAGGAGGGCTTTGACGTGACGCTGCTGGATGTGCACGAAAACGGCGTCGTCCGCGTCGAGGACGTGGCCGCGGCCATCCGGGACGACACGGCGCTCGTGTCCATCATGTTCGCCAACAACGAGATCGGCACCATCCAGCCCATTGAGGCCATCGGCGCGCTCTGCCGCGAGCGGGGCATCCCGTTTCACACGGACGCGGTGCAGGCCGTCGGCCACGTCCCCGTGAACGTGCAGGAGATGCACATCGACCTGCTCTCGTGCTCGGCGCACAAGTTCCACGGACCGCGCGGCGTCGGCTTTTTGTACGCCAGGCGCGGCATCCCGCTCACGAACATCATCGAGGGCGGCGCGCAGGAGCGCGGCAAGCGCGGCGGCACGGAGAACACTCCGGCTATTGCCGGCATGGCCGCAGCGCTGCGCGAGGCGGTCGACCACATGGCCGAGAACACGGAGAAAGTCACGCGCCTGCGCGAGACGCTCATCGCCGGCCTCTCGACCATCGAGCACGCCCGGCTCAACGGCGACCGCGCGCAGCGCGTGCCCGGTACGGTGAACTTCTGCTTCGAGGGCATCGAGGGCGAGTCGCTGCTGCTCCTGCTCGACCGCAAGGGCATCGCCGCTTCATCCGGCAGCGCCTGCACGTCCGGCTCGCTCGACCCCAGCCATGTGCTGCTGGCCATCGGCCTGCCGCACGAGGTGGCGCACGGGTCGCTGCGTCTGTCCGTGGGCGAATATAACACGGACGAGGAAATGGCGTACATCGTGGACAATGTCCGGCAGGTGGTCGCCTACCTGCGCAGCATCTCCCCGGTGTGGGACGAACTGGAGACCGGCGCGCGCCCGCACCTGATTTGA
- a CDS encoding RrF2 family transcriptional regulator gives MVISTKGRYALRLMIDLAQHCDEGFISLKTVSQRQDVSLKYMEAIAAALNRANLVNSQRGKEGGYRLSRPASEITVAEVLHSTEGSMAAVSCLDAGENGCERAAQCLTLPMWKKLDAVMDNYLSGVSVQDLLDGKA, from the coding sequence ATGGTCATCTCAACCAAGGGGCGCTACGCGCTGCGCCTGATGATCGACCTGGCGCAGCATTGCGACGAGGGCTTCATCTCGCTCAAGACCGTGTCGCAGCGGCAGGATGTGTCCCTGAAATATATGGAGGCGATCGCAGCGGCGCTCAACCGCGCGAACCTCGTCAACAGCCAGCGCGGCAAGGAGGGCGGCTACCGCCTGAGCCGGCCGGCGAGCGAGATCACGGTCGCGGAGGTGCTGCACAGCACCGAGGGCAGCATGGCCGCCGTGTCGTGTCTTGACGCCGGGGAGAACGGCTGTGAGCGCGCGGCCCAGTGCCTGACGCTGCCGATGTGGAAAAAGCTCGACGCCGTTATGGATAACTACCTGTCCGGCGTGTCCGTGCAGGACCTGCTCGACGGCAAGGCATAA
- a CDS encoding hydrolase, whose protein sequence is MSKQLNREEAWALLTEYNQDPFHLHHARTVEGVMRYFAQELGYGDEVDFWGIVGLLHDLDFERYPDQHCIQSQEIMRERDLDERLIHATASHGYGITVDIQPEHEMEKVLFATDELTGLIGAAALMRPSKSVQDMELKSLKKKYKSSGFAAGCSREVIQRGADMLGWSLDELLTRTLDAMRVVEPLVAEQEAKEAK, encoded by the coding sequence ATGAGCAAGCAACTGAACCGGGAGGAAGCCTGGGCACTGTTGACGGAGTATAACCAGGATCCGTTCCATCTGCATCATGCCCGCACGGTCGAGGGCGTCATGCGCTATTTCGCGCAGGAGCTCGGCTACGGCGACGAGGTGGATTTCTGGGGCATTGTCGGCCTGCTGCATGATCTGGACTTTGAGCGCTATCCCGATCAGCACTGCATCCAGTCGCAGGAGATCATGCGCGAGCGCGACCTCGACGAGCGGCTGATCCATGCCACGGCCAGCCACGGCTACGGCATCACGGTGGACATCCAGCCGGAGCACGAGATGGAAAAGGTGCTCTTTGCGACCGATGAGCTGACCGGCCTGATCGGCGCGGCGGCGCTGATGCGTCCGTCCAAGAGCGTGCAGGATATGGAGCTCAAGTCGCTCAAGAAGAAATATAAGAGCAGCGGCTTTGCGGCGGGCTGCTCGCGCGAGGTGATCCAGCGCGGCGCGGATATGCTCGGCTGGAGTCTGGACGAGCTACTGACGCGCACGCTCGACGCCATGCGCGTGGTCGAGCCGCTCGTGGCCGAACAGGAAGCCAAAGAAGCCAAATAA
- a CDS encoding FAD-dependent oxidoreductase — MDEKYSALFTPWKIGNVEIKNRIVQCSMGGTSLFGWLEPCHFDKEAANFLLNRAQDGVGLVLPGMQCVRDTMGRRWLWQNKKMFKELADYMVEYHKTGSKLFIQLAAGFGRSMAVAPWMVTLNNNKVLGALAKPVIDVSYCCASASATPNRWQEDMLSRPMTVEEIHEMVDAFGKTAKLLREAGVDGVEIHAVHEGYLLDQFTIANWNHRTDEYGGSFENRFRFPVEIVQSIKRQAGADFPVSLRYSVVSKTKAWGKGAMPYETDFEEFGRDMPESEKAIKYLGDAGYDMFNCDNGTYDAWYWAHPPQYMPDNCNLEYVEHIKKFTDKPVACAGRMDPVKAAEEIAAGRLDAVAIARQNLVDPEWIHKILEGRQDEIKPCIRCHNGCFNFAKFKGTANIQSTQDSLHLGRCALNPTTMQHNKYKIVPTKSPKKVAIIGGGIGGMECALVLKKRGHKPVLFEKTNELGGLFLTASAMSFKENDKELIEWYKKEVAKQGIDIRFNTEVTDLGTMRGFDEIIVATGSVPRTMPMIPGFEKTMSFTELLKEKKEVGDKVLFFGGGQSSCEAAYDLILQGKHPIIVEYAGDLVAAQATCLANTSFLRDAMEYHKVPTYLHSTITEIHDGGVTVKGQDGKTFEVACDNVINGIGFVPAPVGDKGRHVHRVGDCVAIGNLRTVIWRAWDVCMKI, encoded by the coding sequence ATGGACGAAAAGTATAGCGCGCTATTTACTCCGTGGAAGATTGGCAATGTCGAGATCAAAAACCGCATTGTCCAGTGCTCCATGGGCGGCACCTCTCTGTTTGGTTGGCTGGAGCCCTGCCACTTTGATAAGGAAGCTGCGAACTTCCTGCTCAACCGTGCACAGGACGGCGTCGGTCTGGTTCTCCCGGGCATGCAGTGTGTCCGCGACACCATGGGCCGCAGATGGCTCTGGCAGAACAAGAAGATGTTTAAGGAACTCGCCGACTACATGGTCGAGTACCACAAGACCGGCTCCAAGCTGTTCATTCAGCTCGCCGCTGGTTTCGGCCGCTCCATGGCTGTTGCCCCCTGGATGGTCACTCTGAACAACAACAAGGTGCTCGGCGCCCTTGCCAAGCCCGTCATCGACGTCAGCTACTGCTGCGCTTCCGCTTCCGCTACCCCGAACCGTTGGCAGGAGGACATGCTCTCCCGTCCGATGACCGTCGAAGAGATCCACGAGATGGTCGATGCGTTCGGCAAGACCGCGAAGCTGCTGCGTGAGGCCGGTGTCGACGGCGTTGAGATCCACGCCGTCCACGAAGGCTATCTGCTTGACCAGTTCACCATCGCCAACTGGAACCATCGTACCGACGAGTACGGCGGCTCTTTCGAGAACCGTTTCCGTTTCCCGGTCGAGATCGTGCAGTCCATCAAGCGTCAGGCCGGCGCCGACTTCCCGGTGTCCCTGCGTTACTCCGTCGTCTCCAAGACCAAGGCTTGGGGCAAGGGCGCTATGCCGTATGAGACCGACTTTGAAGAGTTCGGCCGTGACATGCCCGAGTCCGAGAAGGCCATCAAGTACCTGGGCGATGCCGGCTACGACATGTTCAACTGCGACAACGGTACTTACGACGCATGGTACTGGGCACATCCGCCTCAGTACATGCCCGACAACTGCAACCTCGAGTACGTCGAGCACATCAAGAAGTTCACCGACAAGCCCGTCGCCTGCGCCGGCCGTATGGATCCGGTCAAGGCCGCGGAAGAGATCGCTGCCGGCCGTCTCGATGCAGTTGCCATCGCGCGTCAGAACCTCGTTGACCCCGAGTGGATCCACAAGATCCTCGAGGGCCGTCAGGACGAGATCAAGCCCTGCATCCGCTGCCACAACGGCTGCTTCAACTTTGCGAAGTTCAAGGGCACGGCGAACATCCAGAGCACGCAGGATTCCCTGCACCTGGGCCGCTGCGCGCTGAACCCGACGACCATGCAGCACAACAAGTATAAGATCGTTCCGACCAAGAGCCCGAAGAAGGTCGCCATCATCGGCGGCGGCATCGGCGGCATGGAGTGCGCGCTTGTCCTCAAAAAGCGCGGCCACAAGCCGGTCCTCTTCGAGAAGACCAACGAGCTCGGCGGCCTGTTCCTCACCGCTTCCGCGATGAGCTTCAAAGAGAACGACAAGGAACTCATTGAGTGGTACAAGAAGGAAGTCGCGAAGCAGGGCATCGACATCCGCTTCAACACCGAGGTCACCGACCTTGGCACCATGCGCGGCTTCGACGAGATCATCGTGGCCACCGGCTCCGTGCCGAGAACCATGCCCATGATCCCGGGCTTCGAGAAGACCATGAGCTTCACCGAACTGCTCAAGGAGAAGAAGGAAGTCGGCGACAAGGTCCTGTTCTTCGGCGGCGGCCAGTCCTCCTGCGAGGCGGCTTACGACCTGATCCTCCAGGGCAAGCACCCGATCATTGTCGAGTACGCCGGCGACCTGGTTGCTGCTCAGGCTACCTGCCTTGCCAACACCTCCTTCCTGCGTGACGCGATGGAGTACCACAAGGTCCCGACCTACCTGCACTCCACCATCACCGAGATCCACGACGGCGGCGTTACCGTCAAGGGTCAGGACGGCAAGACCTTCGAGGTCGCTTGCGACAACGTCATCAACGGCATCGGCTTCGTGCCGGCTCCGGTTGGCGACAAGGGCCGTCACGTGCACCGCGTCGGTGACTGCGTTGCCATCGGCAACCTGCGCACCGTCATCTGGCGTGCATGGGACGTCTGCATGAAGATCTGA
- a CDS encoding YjjG family noncanonical pyrimidine nucleotidase: MEKSTVLLFDIDNTLLDFSAGAMQAMEEIFRAAGLPYAPEMFAVFQVENDKLWARIERGELTIAGLRDVRWQTILARLGLEADGAAMEDAFRDRLHESAVPVAGAPEVLARLHGKYRLCAASNGPYAQQVNRLRRAGMLDAFERLFISGQMGAEKPSRVFFDRCLAQLPGVRSEQCLMIGDSLTADIAGGRAAGMRTCWFDPADRGAAMPPQADWRITRLEELFDIL, translated from the coding sequence ATGGAAAAATCGACTGTACTATTGTTTGATATTGATAATACACTGCTGGACTTCAGCGCCGGTGCGATGCAGGCAATGGAGGAGATCTTCCGCGCGGCAGGACTGCCGTATGCGCCGGAGATGTTCGCCGTGTTTCAGGTGGAGAACGACAAGCTCTGGGCGCGGATCGAGCGCGGCGAGCTGACGATCGCCGGGCTGCGGGACGTGCGCTGGCAGACGATCCTGGCGCGGCTCGGGCTGGAGGCTGACGGCGCGGCGATGGAGGATGCGTTCCGCGACCGTCTGCATGAGAGCGCGGTCCCGGTCGCGGGCGCGCCGGAGGTGCTGGCGCGGCTGCATGGGAAATACCGCCTGTGCGCTGCAAGCAACGGGCCGTATGCGCAGCAGGTGAACCGTCTGCGCCGGGCCGGGATGCTCGATGCGTTTGAGCGGCTGTTCATCTCCGGGCAGATGGGCGCAGAGAAGCCGAGCCGGGTATTCTTTGACCGGTGTCTTGCGCAGCTGCCCGGTGTTCGGTCGGAACAGTGCCTGATGATCGGTGATTCGCTCACGGCGGACATTGCGGGCGGCAGGGCAGCGGGGATGCGCACCTGCTGGTTCGACCCCGCCGACCGCGGTGCGGCCATGCCGCCGCAGGCGGACTGGCGCATCACGCGGCTGGAGGAATTGTTCGATATTCTCTAA
- a CDS encoding threonine/serine exporter family protein — protein MDYYLLADMTVQIGYELAVAGAETYRVEETMRRVIEAYGTEGQAFAIPNCVAVSFVTPNTKPLTIMKRVGYHGNDLERIEKLNALSRRICAEVPEPQEAQRWLKETTAAVRSYAVWIYYLGNFMAAAGFCCVFGGTVRDWLWAGLSGLIIGFVTRCMDRLEVNPFFSTIAASFLMALPAYVAAGLGWLDCVAVVIIGALMLLVPGLLITNSMRDIIYGDTSSGVSRIVQVLLSAFAIALGTAAAWHVTTPIYGHAEAAAALTYPLWAQGLATFVACLGFVILFNVHDWGSVLCALGSALTWIVYLLCSRAGFSIYSANFFSEVVAAVYSEGMGRWRKCPVTSYLVISSIPLLPGAGIYYTMSIGLSGSVQAALQKGLETAGIAGSLAVGILLVSTVFRAVNARRRRASAPGRE, from the coding sequence ATGGACTATTATCTTCTTGCGGATATGACGGTGCAGATCGGCTACGAGCTCGCGGTCGCCGGGGCGGAGACGTACCGGGTCGAGGAGACCATGCGCCGTGTGATCGAGGCATATGGCACGGAGGGACAGGCGTTTGCCATCCCGAACTGTGTTGCGGTGAGCTTCGTGACGCCGAATACGAAGCCGCTGACCATCATGAAGCGCGTGGGCTACCATGGCAACGACCTCGAGCGCATTGAAAAGCTCAACGCGCTCAGCCGGCGCATCTGCGCCGAAGTCCCGGAGCCGCAGGAGGCGCAGCGCTGGCTCAAAGAGACGACAGCCGCCGTCCGCAGCTACGCCGTGTGGATATATTACCTCGGCAATTTCATGGCGGCGGCGGGCTTTTGCTGCGTATTTGGCGGCACGGTGCGCGACTGGCTCTGGGCAGGGCTGAGCGGCCTGATCATCGGCTTTGTGACGCGCTGCATGGACCGGCTGGAGGTCAACCCGTTTTTCAGCACCATTGCGGCGTCCTTTCTCATGGCGCTGCCGGCGTATGTCGCTGCCGGCCTCGGCTGGCTCGACTGCGTGGCGGTCGTCATCATCGGCGCGCTGATGCTGCTGGTGCCCGGACTGCTCATCACAAATTCGATGCGCGACATCATCTACGGCGACACGAGCTCCGGCGTCAGCCGCATCGTGCAGGTGCTGCTCTCGGCGTTCGCCATCGCGCTTGGCACGGCGGCGGCGTGGCACGTCACGACGCCGATCTACGGCCATGCGGAGGCGGCCGCAGCGCTGACCTATCCGCTCTGGGCGCAGGGTCTCGCGACGTTTGTCGCCTGCCTTGGATTTGTGATCCTGTTTAATGTCCACGACTGGGGCAGCGTTTTGTGCGCGCTCGGCAGCGCGCTGACATGGATCGTGTACCTGCTGTGCAGCAGGGCCGGGTTCAGTATCTACAGCGCCAACTTCTTTTCCGAGGTCGTGGCCGCCGTGTATTCCGAGGGCATGGGGCGCTGGCGCAAGTGCCCGGTCACGTCCTATCTGGTCATCTCCAGCATTCCGCTGCTGCCTGGCGCCGGTATTTATTATACGATGAGCATCGGCCTTTCGGGCTCCGTGCAGGCGGCGCTGCAAAAGGGACTGGAGACGGCCGGGATCGCGGGCAGTCTGGCAGTTGGCATCCTGCTGGTGTCGACGGTGTTTCGTGCAGTAAATGCACGCAGGCGCCGCGCATCTGCACCCGGACGCGAATAA